The Pseudomonas sp. FP198 genomic interval CGGCAAAGTCTTGCCGGCGATTTCCAAGGCGTTGATCATGCCGGCTGCGGTCACGATCGCGGTGCCGTGCTGGTCATCGTGGAAAACCGGAATGTCGCACTGTTCGATCAGGGCGCGCTCGATCTCGAAGCACTCAGGTGCCTTGATGTCTTCCAGGTTGATGCCGCCGAAGGTGATGGAGATGCGTTTGACGGTGTCGATGAAGGCTTGCGGGCTTTCGGAATCGACTTCGATGTCGAACACGTCGATACCGGCGAAGCGCTTGAACAGCACGCCCTTGCCTTCCATGACCGGCTTGGAGGCCAGTGGGCCGAGGTTACCCAGGCCGAGAATCGCGGTGCCATCGGAAATGACTGCAACCAGGTTGCCCTTGCCGGTGTATTTGTAGGCCAGCTCAGGGTCGCGAGCGATTTCGCGTACTGGCTCGGCTACGCCGGGGCTGTAGGCCAGCGACAGGTCGCGGGCAGTGGCGGTGGCCTTGGTGAGCTCGACACTCAGCTTTCCTGGACGAGGATTAGCGTGATATTCGAGAGCGGCAGTTTTCAGATCAGACATGTGGGCATTCCGCTTTTTACTGTGTTGGACAGACGGACCGCCGAGGATACGCGCCTCGCAAAGTCCCTACAAGACTGACCAGTCACTCCTGTCAAGCGCCCTGCCCTACGACTTTGGGCCAAGAGCCAGTAAACACAAGGGCTTCATGGATACAATAACAACAAGAAATGTCTACAATTATTTCTGCCTGAGCACTGCCTCCAACATTGCCGGATCAGTCAGAGGCAACATCCACCGCGCCTGCCCGGGCTTGGCCGCACCGCGCCGAGAGCGATCGACAACCCAACCACGGGCCTCGATGGTCCGGCCTTCCAGGCCCTTGAGCATCGAAGCGTCAAAGCTTCGCTGCAAATTGGCCGCAATATGCAGGACAACCGAGCCTTGCAGCTCGATCCAGATCCCGCCGCGATTGCGTTGCACACTGTCTACGCGGCCACTGACCAGCGCAAAACCGGGCGCCTTGATCTGCTCCGCGCGCACCACGGGTGACTTCTTCCATATCCCCAGGCCGGCTTGCCGCGCCTTGCGCTCCGCCGCCTGCTGGCATTCGACCAGGTCGACATTCGGCGCAACCGCGACCAGGTAACCCAGCCCCTCGGCAATCAATTGCTCTTCCAGGTTCCGACCCTGCTGGTCATAGACATGAGCCAGCGTACGCCCGTAGTCGTCCCGGTCGTCCTTGCCGGGCAACACCCTGACCCGACCGGCGCTGCTAGCCACCAGCGCCTCGAGCCGCTGGCGCGCCGCCACGGCAAACGGCTCGTCGGCACGCCCGCGCTTTCCCAGTTCAGGACTGTTGAGGCCGATCATGCGGATGCGACGACCATCGCTGAGGTACAAGGTGTCGCCATCCACCACCCGTTGCACGGCCACTTCGGGCAGTCCACCCGGAGACGGACACGCCGCCTGGGCACCACAGAGCCAAATCGCAGACACAAAAAAGGCGCCCGCTAGGGACGCCTTTTTCATCAGCCTGGAATAGCCGGAACGACTTTCCAAGACGATCAGCCTCAGGCTTTTGGAGTAACTTTGCCGAAAGCACCGAAACGATCGGCGAACTTCTGAACGCGGCCGCCGGTATCCAGAGTCTTTTGCTTACCGGTGTAGAACGGGTGGCATTCGTTGCAAACGTCGATCGCCAGGGCTTTGCCGTAGGTCGAACGCGTTTCGAACTTGTTGCCGCAGCTGCAGGTTACGGCCACAACTGGATAGTCTGGATGGATATCGGTTTTCATGGTGTTTTCCTCAGGCTAGCGTGCCGCCACCCAACACTATTGTTGAATACCGCACGTAATTAGGCCGCGGATTCTACCAGACAACATTAATCACGCAAGCTACAACTTGTACCAACCGTCTGCTAGGCTCGCGCCCTCATGCGCAAGCTCCTCTGTGGGAGCGAGCCTGCTCGCGAAGGCGGTGGACCCGTCGCATGAGTATTGCTTGACACTCCGCTTTCGCGAGCAGGCTCGCTCCCACGAGGATCGCGCCAGGTTTTCTGAATTTCCTTGTCTATCGAGACCCTCCCGCGTGCCCGACGCCATCCTGCGCCTCGCCCTGCCATCGCCCCTGCGCCGTCTGTTCGACTACCGTGCCCCGGCCGGAGTAACACGCGCCCAGTTGCAGCCGGGCATGCGCCTGCGGGTGCCGTTCGGTCGGAGAGAAATGATCGGGATCCTGGTGGAAGTCACCGATCACAGCGAAGTGCCGGTCGACAAGCTCAAACCCGCCCTGGCGCTGCTCGACGCCACGCCACCGCTACCCGCGGCGCTGTTCAAGCTGTGCTTGTGGACCGCCCAGTATTATCAGCACAGCCTGGGCGACACCCTGAGCTGGGCGCTACCGGTGCTGTTGCGCCAGGGCGAACCGGCCGAGGCACGCCAGGAGCGATTCTGGTCGGTGACGCCGGGCGCTTCGCTGGATGACCCGCGCATCGCCCGCGCACCGCGCCAACGCGAGGCCCTGGCGACCCTGGCCCAGCATCCCCATGGGGTAGCGCACCAGTTGTTGAGCAAATTGATGCTCAGCAAGGATAGCCTTGACCTGCTGCTGGCCAAGAATCTCGTCCAGGTAGAAGTCCGCCGGCACGCCCCCGACGCGCGCCACGAACACTGGCTGGCCCAGCCGGAACTGCCGCTCAATGCCGAACAGCGGACCGCTTGCGAGGCGATTCGCGCGGGTTTCGACAGCTATCACGCCTTTCTGCTGGCGGGCGTCACCGGCAGCGGCAAGACCGAGGTCTACCTGCAACTGATCCGCCAGACCCTTGAAGCCGGCAAGCAGGCCCTGGTGCTGATTCCGGAAATCAACCTGGGCCCACAGACCCTGGCGCGCTTCGAACAGCGCTTCAACGCGCGCATCGCCCTGGTGCATTCGGCGGTCAACGACCGCGAGCGCCTGGAAGCCTGGCTCGCCGCGCGCGACGGCGAGGCCGACATCATCATCGGCACCCGCTCGGCGCTGTTCACGCCGATGAAAAATCCCGGTCTGATCATCATCGATGAAGAACACGACGGCTCCTATAAACAGCAGGAAGGCCTGCGCTACCACGCCCGCGACCTGGCGCTGGTGCGGGCGCGCCAGGAAAACATCCCGATCGTGCTCGGCTCGGCCACGCCCTCCCTGGAAAGCCTGCACAACGCCTACACCGGTCGCTACGGCCTGCTGCGCCTCAACGAGCGGGCCGGCGGCGCCAAGCAGCCGCGCTTCCTGCGCCTGGATGTGAAAAGCCGCCCGCTGGACAGCGGCATTTCCGGACCGATGCAGCAAGCCATCGGCCAGACCCTGGCCGCTGGGCAGCAGGTGCTGGTGTTTCTCAACCGCCGGGGGTTCGCCCCGACCCTGTTGTGCCATGACTGCGGCTGGATGTCCGGCTGCGAGCGCTGCGACGCGCGGATGACCGTGCATCAGCGCTACGGCGAACTGCGCTGCCACCATTGCGGGCACTCCGAGCGGGTGCCGAGGCACTGCCCGCAGTGCGGGAAAGTGGACCTGCGCCCGGTAGGCGCCGGCACCGAGCGCGCCGAAGAACGTCTGGGCATCCTGTTTCCCGATTACCCGGTACTGCGGGTGGATCGCGACAGCACCTCGCGCAAGGATGCGATGAATCAGCTGTTCGCCACGATCCAGAAAGGCCAGCCGTGCATCCTGGTGGGCACGCAGATGCTCGCCAAGGGGCACCATTTCCCGCGGGTAACACTGGTGTCGATCCTGGATGCCGACGGCGGGCTGTTTTCCGGTGACTTCCGCGCGAGCGAGCGCATGGCGCAGTTGATCGTCCAGGTCGCGGGTCGCGCCGGGCGGGCCGAGGAACCGGGCAAAGTGATTATCCAGACCCACCTGGCCGACCATCCGCTGCTGATCCAGCTGACCGAGCAGGGCTACTTCGCCTTCGCCGAGCAGGCCTTGAGCGAACGTCGCGCCGCCGGGCTGCCGCCGTTCGCCCATCTGGCGTTGCTGCGGGCCGAGGCCCACAAGCCAGGACAGGCCGAAGGCTTCCTGGACGAAGCGTGCAGCGAGGCCGAGCGCCTGCTGGCGGAACAGAGCCTCAGCGGGATCGAACTATTGGGCCCGGTGCCGGCTCCGATGGAACGGCGGGCGGGACGTTATCGCGCACAGCTTTTATTACAGGCCAATGCCCGCGCACCGCTGCATCGGTTGCTGAGCGCCTGGTTGCTGATACTGGAACAATTGCCCAGCGGGCGGGCGGTGCGCTGGTCGCTGGATGTGGATCCGGTGGATTTGTATTGACCGAGGCGCCGCCTTCGCGAGCGGGCTCGCTCCCACTGGGAACCGCGTTCCAGTGTGGGAGCGAGCCCGCTCGCGAAGAGGCCCGAAAGGTCACCACACATACCCGCCCGACCCGCTACAGTTGGCAAGCTCGCCCGCGCCACGGATAATGCCCAGTTTTTCCACCAGCGCATCGAAGCGCCGCCGCGCCTGCGGTTGAAAGAGAAGACCATGAAAGACACCATTCGCCAGCTTATCCAGCAAGCCATCACCCAACTCGTCACTGAAGGTGTGCTGCCAGAAGGCCTGTCGCCGGCGATTCAGGTCGAGAACACCCGCGACAAGACCCACGGTGACTTTGCCAGCAACATCGCGATGATGCTCGCCAAACCGGCCGGCATGAAACCCCGCGACCTGGCGGAAAAGATCATCGCCGCATTGCCGGCCGACGAAAACGTCACCAAGGCCGAAATCGCCGGCCCCGGGTTCATCAACTTCTTCCAGAACACCCAGGCGCTGGCCTCGCGGCTGGACGCGGCCCTGGCCGACGAGCGCCTCGGCGTACGCAAGGCCGGCCCGTTGCAGCGCACCGTGGTTGACCTGTCGGCCCCCAACCTCGCCAAGGAAATGCACGTCGGCCACCTGCGCTCGACCATTATTGGCGATGGCGTGGCGCGCGTCCTGGAGTTTCTCGGTGACACGGTGATCCGCCAGAACCACGTCGGCGACTGGGGCACCCAGTTCGGCATGCTGATGGCCTACCTGCAGGAAAACCCGATCACCAGCGACGAGCTGTCGGACCTGGAAAACTTCTACCGCGCCGCGAAGCAACGCTTCGACGAGTCGCCCGAATTCGCCGACCGCGCCCGTGGCCTGGTGGTCAAGCTGCAGGCCGGCGATGCCGAGTGCCTGGCGCTGTGGACAAAGTTCAAGGACATCTCGCTGTCCCACTGCCAGAAGATCTACGAGCTGCTGAACGTCAAGCTGAGCATGGCCGACGTGATGGGCGAAAGCGCCTACAACGACGACCTGATCAACGTGGTCAACGACCTCCGGGCCAAGGGCATGCTGGTGGAAAGCAACGGCGCCCAGTGCGTGTTCCTCGACCAGTTCAAGACCGCCGATGGCGAGCCGCTGCCGGTGATCATCGTCAAGGCTGACGGTGGCTACCTCTACGCCACCACCGACCTGGCGGCCGTGCGTTATCGCAACGGCGTGCTGAAGGCCGACCGGGTCCTGTATTTCGTCGACCAGCGCCAGGCCCTGCACTTCCAGCAGGTGTTCGAAGTAGCCCGCCTGGCCGGTTTCGTGACCCACCCGATGGAAATGGAACACATGGGGTTCGGCACCATGAACGGCGCCGATGGCCGCCCGTTCAAGACCCGCGATGGCGGCACGGTGAAGCTGATCGACCTGCTCACCGAAGCCCAGGACCGTGCGTACACCCTGGTCAAGGGCAAGAACCCGGAGCTGGCCGAAGACGAACTGCGCAAGATCGCCAAGGTGGTCGGCATCGACGCGGTGAAATACGCCGACCTGTCGAAGCACCGCACCAGCGACTACAGCTTCAACTTCGACCTGATGCTCAACTTCGAAGGCAACACCGCACCGTACCTGCTGTACGCCTACACCCGCGTGGCGGGCGTGTTCCGCAAACTCGGCAAGGGCTTCGACGAAATCGAGGGCCAGATCGTCCTCGAAGCCGCCCACGAGCAGGAGCTGGCGGCCAGGCTGGCGCAGTTCGGTGAAGTCCTCAACAACGTCGCCGACAAGGGCACGCCGCACACCTTGTGCGCCTACCTGTACGACGTCGCCGGGCTGTTTTCCAGCTTCTACGAGAACTGCCCGATCCTCAACGCCGAGACCCCGGCACAAATGCAGAGCCGCCTGCGCCTCGCCGCGCTGACCGGGCGCACGCTCAAGCAAGGCCTGGAGCTGCTGGGCCTGGAAACGCTGGAGCGCATGTAACTTGGCCGCCAAGAAAAAACCTGCACCCAAACGCGGCGCCAGTCGTTACCAGCCCCCGGCCAAACAGCCGATTCCGGGCTGGTTGTGGATGGCGATCGGCCTGACTGTCGGCGCCTTCATCGTCTTCCTGATGAAGCTCGAACCGGGCCAGGGCGATGACGTCAAGCGTGTTCGGCAAGAGCAGCAGAAAGCCACGCGGATCGCCGAGGCCAACAAGACCCCGCCGAGCCCGACACAACCGGTGAAGCCGAAATACGACTTCTACACCTTGCTGCCGGAATCGGAGGTCATCGTGCCGCCCGACGCGGTGCCGGAGAAGACCCTGCCGACGCCGCAGGTGCCGACCACGCCAGTGACCCCGGCCGAAGCGGCGAAGATCGACACCGCCCGCGCCCAAGCCGCCCTGGCCGGCATTACGCCGCCACCGGCCCCGCCGGTGCAGAAGGCCGCGCCGGTGACCAAATTCTTCCTGCAGGCCGGCTCGTTCCGCAAGGAAGCCGACGCCGACAAGGTCCGGGCGCAGATCATTCTGCTGGGCCAGTCGGTGTCGGTGGAGTCCGGAACCGTGAAGGACGAAACCTGGTATCGGGTATTAGTGGGACCGTTCAGCAATCGCGAGGAGCTGACCAAGGCCCAGAAACAACTGGCTGGCAGCGGTTTCAGCAACCTGTTGTTACAACAACGTCAAAGCCGCTAGGCACACTGACACAAACCCCGTGGCGAGGGGATTTATCCCCGCTGGGCTGCGAAGCGGCCCCAAAAGCTTGAGGGAGTCAACTCAGACGCACCGAAGCGGCAGGCTTTTAGGGCCGCTTCGCGCCCCAGCGGGGATAAATCCCCTCGCCACAGGATCGTGGAACATTCACAACACACCACTCATCCCCTCCCCCGCCCCGCAGTTGAAAAAAACCACGCCACCCCCATATCTGTTCCATCCGGGCATTTTCGCCCCGCTGCGTGGAGACTCTTCCCTTGACCACCATCGTTTCAGTCCGCCGTCACGGCAAAGTCGTCATGGGCGGCGACGGCCAGGTTTCATTGGGCAACACCGTGATGAAAGGCAACGCGAAGAAAGTCCGCCGCCTGTATCACGGCCAGGTCATCGCCGGTTTCGCCGGGGCCACCGCCGACGCCTTCACCCTGTTCGAGCGTTTCGAAGGGCAACTTGAAAAACACCAGGGTCACCTGGTCCGCGCGGCCGTCGAGCTGGCCAAGGAATGGCGCACCGACCGTTCCCTGAGCCGCCTCGAAGCCATGCTTGCGGTGGCCAACAAGGATGCTTCCTTGATCATTACCGGCAACGGCGACGTGGTTGAACCGGAAGACGGCCTGATCGCCATGGGTTCCGGTGGCGCCTACGCCCAGGCCGCCGCCAGCGCCCTGCTGAAAAAGACCGACCTGTCGGCCCGCGAGATCGTCGAGACTGCCCTGGGCATCGCCGGCGACATCTGCGTTTTCACCAACCACACCCAGACCATTGAGGAGCAGGACCTCGCGGAATAAGCCCTTTCAGGCCCAGACTCCCGCTTGAGGACCGCCAATTATTATGTCCATGACTCCCCGCGAAATCGTCCACGAACTCAATCGTCACATCATCGGCCAGGACGATGCCAAGCGCGCCGTCGCCATCGCCCTGCGTAACCGCTGGCGCCGGATGCAACTGCCGGAAGAACTGCGCGTCGAAGTGACCCCCAAGAACATCCTGATGATCGGCCCGACCGGTGTCGGCAAGACCGAGATCGCCCGCCGCCTGGCCAAGCTCGCCAACGCGCCATTCATCAAGGTCGAAGCCACCAAGTTCACCGAAGTCGGCTACGTGGGCCGCGACGTCGAGTCGATCATTCGTGACCTGGCCGATGCCGCGATCAAGCTGCTGCGCGAACAGGAAATCACCAAGGTTCGCCATCGCGCCGAAGACGCCGCGGAGGAGCGCATCCTCGATGCCCTGCTGCCACCGGCGCGCATGGGCTTCAACGCCGACGCCGCCACGACCCAGGATTCCAACACCCGCCAGCTGTTCCGCAAACGCCTGCGCGAAGGCCAGCTGGACGACAAGGAGATCGAGATCGAGGTGGCCGAAATGGCCGGTGTCGACATTTCCGCGCCGCCAGGCATGGAAGAAATGACCAACCAGTTGCAGAGCCTGTTCGCCAACATGGGCAAGGGCAAGAAGAAAAGCCGCAAGCTCAAGGTCAAGGAAGCGCTGAAGCTGGTGCGCGATGAAGAAGCCAGTCGCCTGGTCAACGAAGAGGAACTGAAGGCCAAGGCCCTGGAAGCGGTCGAGCAGCACGGCATCGTGTTCATCGACGAAATCGACAAGGTCGCCAAGCGCGGCAATGTCGGCGGCGCCGATGTTTCTCGTGAAGGCGTGCAACGCGACCTGCTGCCGTTGATCGAAGGCTGCACGGTGAATACCAAGCTGGGCATGGTCAAGACCGACCACATCCTGTTCATCGCCTCCGGTGCGTTCCACTTGAGCAAGCCGAGCGACCTGGTGCCTGAGCTGCAAGGCCGCTTGCCGATCCGGGTCGAACTCAAGGCGCTGTCGCCGGAAGATTTCGAGCGCATCCTGAGCGAGCCCCATGCGTCGCTGACCGAGCAATATTGCGCGCTGCTCAAGACCGAAGGCCTGAACATCGAATTCGCGCCGGAAGGCATCAAGCGCCTGGCGCAGATCGCCTGGCAGGTCAACGAGAAGACCGAGAACATCGGTGCCCGGCGCCTGCACACGCTGCTTGAACGCCTGCTCGAGGAAGTCTCGTTCAGCGCCGGCGACCTGGCCAGCGCCCACAACGAAGCGCCGATCATCATCGACGCCGAGTACGTCAACAGCCACCTGGGCGAGCTGGCGCAGAACGAAGACCTGTCGCGGTATATCCTTTAAAGTTGCAAGCTTCTAGCTGCAAGCTGCAAGCGGGTCACCTCCAGCTTGTAGCTTGTAGCTTGTAGCTCGTAGCTTGTAAGCTGCCTTTATGACCAAACTCCCCACCGCCATCAACCTGCACAAAGCCTCCAGGACCCTGACGCTCAAGTACGCGCCGGACGAGGAGTATCACCTGCCCGCGGAATTCCTGCGGGTGCACTCGCCTTCCGCCGAGGTCCAGGGCCACGGCAAACCCATCCTGCAATACGGCAAGCTCGGCGTCGGCCTGACCAAGGTCGAACCGGCCGGCCAATACGCACTGAAACTGACCTTCGACGACGGCCACGACAGCGGATTGTTCACCTGGGACTACCTGTACCAGTTGGCGGTGCGCCAGGAAGACCTGTGGAACGATTATCTCGCCGAACTCAAGGCGGCCGGAAAAACCCGCGACCCGAATGCGTCCGTCGTCAAGCTGATGCTCTAGCTCAAGGGCTGGCGCATTAGGGCGAATTTTCTAGACTCATCTGCTTGAATGCCTGCGCGGCAACGTCAATGAC includes:
- the rpmE gene encoding 50S ribosomal protein L31 codes for the protein MKTDIHPDYPVVAVTCSCGNKFETRSTYGKALAIDVCNECHPFYTGKQKTLDTGGRVQKFADRFGAFGKVTPKA
- the argS gene encoding arginine--tRNA ligase, with protein sequence MKDTIRQLIQQAITQLVTEGVLPEGLSPAIQVENTRDKTHGDFASNIAMMLAKPAGMKPRDLAEKIIAALPADENVTKAEIAGPGFINFFQNTQALASRLDAALADERLGVRKAGPLQRTVVDLSAPNLAKEMHVGHLRSTIIGDGVARVLEFLGDTVIRQNHVGDWGTQFGMLMAYLQENPITSDELSDLENFYRAAKQRFDESPEFADRARGLVVKLQAGDAECLALWTKFKDISLSHCQKIYELLNVKLSMADVMGESAYNDDLINVVNDLRAKGMLVESNGAQCVFLDQFKTADGEPLPVIIVKADGGYLYATTDLAAVRYRNGVLKADRVLYFVDQRQALHFQQVFEVARLAGFVTHPMEMEHMGFGTMNGADGRPFKTRDGGTVKLIDLLTEAQDRAYTLVKGKNPELAEDELRKIAKVVGIDAVKYADLSKHRTSDYSFNFDLMLNFEGNTAPYLLYAYTRVAGVFRKLGKGFDEIEGQIVLEAAHEQELAARLAQFGEVLNNVADKGTPHTLCAYLYDVAGLFSSFYENCPILNAETPAQMQSRLRLAALTGRTLKQGLELLGLETLERM
- a CDS encoding SPOR domain-containing protein is translated as MAAKKKPAPKRGASRYQPPAKQPIPGWLWMAIGLTVGAFIVFLMKLEPGQGDDVKRVRQEQQKATRIAEANKTPPSPTQPVKPKYDFYTLLPESEVIVPPDAVPEKTLPTPQVPTTPVTPAEAAKIDTARAQAALAGITPPPAPPVQKAAPVTKFFLQAGSFRKEADADKVRAQIILLGQSVSVESGTVKDETWYRVLVGPFSNREELTKAQKQLAGSGFSNLLLQQRQSR
- the hslV gene encoding ATP-dependent protease subunit HslV, translating into MTTIVSVRRHGKVVMGGDGQVSLGNTVMKGNAKKVRRLYHGQVIAGFAGATADAFTLFERFEGQLEKHQGHLVRAAVELAKEWRTDRSLSRLEAMLAVANKDASLIITGNGDVVEPEDGLIAMGSGGAYAQAAASALLKKTDLSAREIVETALGIAGDICVFTNHTQTIEEQDLAE
- a CDS encoding thermonuclease family protein, with the translated sequence MKKASLAGAFFVSAIWLCGAQAACPSPGGLPEVAVQRVVDGDTLYLSDGRRIRMIGLNSPELGKRGRADEPFAVAARQRLEALVASSAGRVRVLPGKDDRDDYGRTLAHVYDQQGRNLEEQLIAEGLGYLVAVAPNVDLVECQQAAERKARQAGLGIWKKSPVVRAEQIKAPGFALVSGRVDSVQRNRGGIWIELQGSVVLHIAANLQRSFDASMLKGLEGRTIEARGWVVDRSRRGAAKPGQARWMLPLTDPAMLEAVLRQK
- the hslU gene encoding ATP-dependent protease ATPase subunit HslU produces the protein MSMTPREIVHELNRHIIGQDDAKRAVAIALRNRWRRMQLPEELRVEVTPKNILMIGPTGVGKTEIARRLAKLANAPFIKVEATKFTEVGYVGRDVESIIRDLADAAIKLLREQEITKVRHRAEDAAEERILDALLPPARMGFNADAATTQDSNTRQLFRKRLREGQLDDKEIEIEVAEMAGVDISAPPGMEEMTNQLQSLFANMGKGKKKSRKLKVKEALKLVRDEEASRLVNEEELKAKALEAVEQHGIVFIDEIDKVAKRGNVGGADVSREGVQRDLLPLIEGCTVNTKLGMVKTDHILFIASGAFHLSKPSDLVPELQGRLPIRVELKALSPEDFERILSEPHASLTEQYCALLKTEGLNIEFAPEGIKRLAQIAWQVNEKTENIGARRLHTLLERLLEEVSFSAGDLASAHNEAPIIIDAEYVNSHLGELAQNEDLSRYIL
- a CDS encoding DUF971 domain-containing protein, whose amino-acid sequence is MTKLPTAINLHKASRTLTLKYAPDEEYHLPAEFLRVHSPSAEVQGHGKPILQYGKLGVGLTKVEPAGQYALKLTFDDGHDSGLFTWDYLYQLAVRQEDLWNDYLAELKAAGKTRDPNASVVKLML
- a CDS encoding primosomal protein N', whose translation is MPDAILRLALPSPLRRLFDYRAPAGVTRAQLQPGMRLRVPFGRREMIGILVEVTDHSEVPVDKLKPALALLDATPPLPAALFKLCLWTAQYYQHSLGDTLSWALPVLLRQGEPAEARQERFWSVTPGASLDDPRIARAPRQREALATLAQHPHGVAHQLLSKLMLSKDSLDLLLAKNLVQVEVRRHAPDARHEHWLAQPELPLNAEQRTACEAIRAGFDSYHAFLLAGVTGSGKTEVYLQLIRQTLEAGKQALVLIPEINLGPQTLARFEQRFNARIALVHSAVNDRERLEAWLAARDGEADIIIGTRSALFTPMKNPGLIIIDEEHDGSYKQQEGLRYHARDLALVRARQENIPIVLGSATPSLESLHNAYTGRYGLLRLNERAGGAKQPRFLRLDVKSRPLDSGISGPMQQAIGQTLAAGQQVLVFLNRRGFAPTLLCHDCGWMSGCERCDARMTVHQRYGELRCHHCGHSERVPRHCPQCGKVDLRPVGAGTERAEERLGILFPDYPVLRVDRDSTSRKDAMNQLFATIQKGQPCILVGTQMLAKGHHFPRVTLVSILDADGGLFSGDFRASERMAQLIVQVAGRAGRAEEPGKVIIQTHLADHPLLIQLTEQGYFAFAEQALSERRAAGLPPFAHLALLRAEAHKPGQAEGFLDEACSEAERLLAEQSLSGIELLGPVPAPMERRAGRYRAQLLLQANARAPLHRLLSAWLLILEQLPSGRAVRWSLDVDPVDLY